A stretch of the Vulcanisaeta souniana JCM 11219 genome encodes the following:
- a CDS encoding 3-dehydroquinate synthase yields MAFVSRSIANRVKVKCPVVPIIDGEEGKSIETALSIVRNAHEIGIDRDGLFIGVGGGSVLDVVGFSASIYLRGVDYVNVPTTMLSMVDASLGGKTGVNALGLKNVIGVIRQPRYIIIDLSFLESLPMPSYIDGFAEVIKYGITMDRELLSQVMNNPDKLLGRDYEVLEEIIYRSLINKASIVEKDELDRGVIRAVLNYGHTVGHAIESVSNFSISHGRAVALGMICEARIGVKLGYTLRDVPGLLVDALTRFNLVNRVTIDANGLVNAMMRDKKRSGGFIKLPVVIDVGRWDLVRVRIEDLTKLVTEECRSTP; encoded by the coding sequence GTGGCATTTGTATCTAGGAGTATTGCCAATAGAGTTAAGGTGAAATGCCCCGTGGTTCCAATAATTGATGGTGAAGAAGGTAAAAGTATTGAGACGGCATTAAGTATCGTGAGAAATGCCCATGAAATTGGTATTGACAGGGATGGCCTATTCATTGGTGTTGGTGGTGGTAGTGTCCTAGATGTTGTGGGTTTCTCAGCATCAATATACCTAAGGGGCGTTGATTATGTTAATGTACCAACAACGATGCTCTCCATGGTTGACGCATCTCTAGGCGGTAAGACTGGTGTTAATGCTCTTGGCCTTAAGAACGTGATAGGTGTTATTAGGCAGCCAAGGTACATAATCATTGACCTATCCTTCCTGGAATCACTACCAATGCCTAGTTACATTGATGGTTTTGCTGAGGTCATTAAGTATGGCATAACCATGGATAGGGAGTTACTGAGCCAGGTAATGAATAACCCGGACAAATTATTAGGTAGAGATTATGAGGTTCTTGAGGAGATTATTTACAGATCTCTTATTAATAAGGCGAGTATTGTCGAGAAGGATGAGTTGGATAGGGGCGTTATAAGGGCTGTGCTTAATTATGGGCATACCGTGGGTCACGCCATAGAATCCGTGTCTAACTTCTCAATTAGCCATGGCAGGGCGGTAGCGCTAGGCATGATCTGTGAAGCACGTATTGGTGTTAAACTAGGCTATACGTTGAGGGATGTACCCGGCCTATTAGTGGATGCATTGACGCGGTTTAACCTAGTCAATAGGGTTACTATTGATGCGAATGGGTTGGTTAATGCCATGATGAGAGATAAGAAGAGGAGTGGTGGGTTCATTAAGTTGCCTGTGGTGATTGACGTGGGTAGGTGGGACTTGGTTAGGGTGAGAATTGAAGACTTAACAAAACTGGTGACTGAGGAATGCAGGTCTACGCCGTAA